In Paenibacillus sp. G2S3, a single window of DNA contains:
- a CDS encoding glycosyltransferase has translation MKISIILLAQHFNLTLQCLDRIKQYTSMSYELIVVSDNKSAEVSNFLAYEYGVHVIHSRGIGVAAAFNLGAVSSSGDRLVFIRDQIMVNEGWLEQLSGCLDHHPNAAIVGPRMNDVSGGQRIPIVYQNMEQLYQSASMLAIGKTMSWTRVPRLVSLLMMMPRQYFEQIGSFDERFEVESYEDDDLCYRALSMNLDIYIAEGCVVFRKEPPSVNPNDSDWYNNRLILNRAKAISKWGFDLTSSLHSGTRKITVSLCMIVKNEEHTLGRCLSSVRELVDEIIIVDTGSSDGTKALAASYGAQVYDFEWVNDFSKARNYAFSLATQEYLLWLDADDYLQSEDAEALRSIVSGLPWDIDAVSMHYYLEHDKDGNVTSSLRRNRLVRRSCGFRWIGIVHEYLEVTGNVFYAELGITHDRKHTQSSRNLLIYEGMLEAQTSFTPRDIFYYANELYDHGQWQRAIEQYDAFIAMPNGWMEDKLFASRRAADALSQLGRFQEAKLKVLQAFALLPPRAEACCQLGSYELIEQRFENAAFWYKLATEVPKPTEPNARVEVPSWTWLPHLQLCVCYDRLGQYEQAHYHNEIAGGYVPEYPSVMANRDYLKQYITL, from the coding sequence ATGAAAATTAGCATTATATTGTTGGCTCAGCACTTTAACTTAACCTTACAATGTCTGGATCGAATTAAGCAATATACGTCTATGTCCTATGAACTGATTGTTGTCTCGGATAACAAATCTGCTGAAGTGTCGAATTTTCTTGCATATGAATACGGCGTTCATGTCATTCATAGCAGGGGCATAGGGGTTGCAGCTGCATTTAATCTGGGCGCGGTGTCATCTTCGGGTGATCGTCTTGTATTTATCCGCGATCAGATCATGGTAAATGAGGGATGGCTAGAGCAGTTGTCTGGCTGTCTGGACCATCACCCGAATGCTGCGATCGTGGGTCCGAGGATGAATGACGTTAGTGGCGGCCAAAGGATTCCGATTGTTTATCAGAACATGGAGCAACTCTATCAGTCGGCATCGATGCTTGCCATCGGGAAAACGATGTCTTGGACCCGGGTTCCTAGGCTTGTCAGTTTGCTAATGATGATGCCGCGTCAGTATTTTGAGCAGATCGGGTCCTTCGATGAGAGGTTTGAGGTCGAATCCTATGAGGATGACGATCTGTGTTACCGCGCGTTATCTATGAATCTGGATATTTACATAGCCGAAGGATGCGTAGTTTTCCGAAAGGAGCCTCCTTCAGTAAATCCCAATGATTCCGATTGGTACAATAACCGATTAATTTTGAATCGTGCTAAGGCCATAAGCAAGTGGGGATTCGATTTAACTTCGTCCTTGCATAGCGGCACACGGAAGATCACGGTTAGCCTATGCATGATCGTGAAGAATGAAGAACACACCTTAGGACGTTGTTTATCCAGCGTGCGGGAGCTAGTCGATGAGATTATTATTGTCGATACGGGTTCGAGTGATGGAACGAAAGCGCTTGCGGCTTCTTATGGAGCTCAGGTTTATGATTTCGAGTGGGTGAACGATTTCTCCAAGGCAAGGAATTATGCCTTCAGTCTCGCCACTCAAGAGTATCTCCTGTGGCTGGATGCGGACGATTATCTACAGTCAGAGGATGCAGAGGCTCTTCGGTCCATTGTATCCGGATTACCCTGGGATATCGATGCCGTATCGATGCATTATTATCTCGAACATGATAAGGACGGAAACGTAACTTCGAGCTTGAGGCGGAATCGTCTGGTTAGAAGAAGTTGTGGCTTCCGTTGGATTGGAATTGTTCATGAGTACCTGGAGGTCACAGGCAATGTGTTCTATGCCGAGTTAGGCATAACGCATGATCGGAAGCATACGCAATCTTCGCGTAATCTTCTCATTTATGAGGGGATGCTGGAAGCGCAGACGAGCTTCACTCCGCGGGATATATTTTACTATGCTAACGAGTTATACGACCACGGCCAATGGCAGCGAGCGATAGAGCAATACGATGCCTTCATCGCAATGCCGAATGGCTGGATGGAGGACAAGCTGTTCGCTAGCCGGCGTGCCGCAGATGCGTTGTCACAATTAGGTCGGTTTCAAGAAGCCAAGCTTAAAGTACTTCAAGCCTTTGCATTGTTGCCTCCCCGGGCAGAAGCCTGTTGCCAATTAGGGTCTTATGAGCTGATCGAACAACGGTTCGAGAATGCTGCTTTTTGGTATAAGCTCGCCACGGAAGTACCTAAGCCGACTGAACCTAACGCTAGAGTAGAAGTTCCGTCATGGACGTGGCTGCCGCATTTACAATTATGCGTTTGTTACGATCGCTTAGGACAATACGAACAAGCTCACTATCACAATGAGATAGCTGGGGGCTATGTTCCGGAGTATCCGAGCGTTATGGCAAATCGCGATTATTTGAAGCAATACATAACTTTATAA
- a CDS encoding fibronectin type III domain-containing protein, whose amino-acid sequence MLVLIFPFVIQFPSAGYAKGRSYEQVKLLAAPANLAVSGTTSTSIGLTWDAVVGSSDSDVSYKVSLVEQTNSSVADVVYNFDSGGLTEYTVKGLASERSYTFTVQAINLSGPMSKTSLPLIASTLPAEPQPPTTEEEELPLADQEPPSTPELSLIGRTSGSISLAWSSSEDNVGVAEYVLYQDSDQLAEVTVSTTVYTAINLKAGQEYIFLVQAIDESGNKSAFSNELKVSTLDDVSDVGPIMSMGNGNSFHTLTVQPEGTVWAWGNNRKGQLGDSTTIARNKPVRIVGLPEISAASVGQDHSIALATDGTVWTWGGNSVGQLGNGTLESQLVPQQVPGLARVVAVQAGEQHSLALLSDGTVWAWGLNAYGQLGDGTTEDSALPVQVAGLESIVSISAGAFHNLAVSRDGQVYAWGFNAYGQLGDNTKTDHATPMQVAELSGVASVSAGFYHSMAVKKNGTVWSWGTNVKGVLGDGTTEDHYTPVQAVDLGSVISVSAGALHSIALKSDGTVWIWGANNEGQLGGGAESERSIASKLNLGSRIVIISAGYMSSGAVSEEGALLTWGYNGLAQLGDGTFTNIIDPVAISLVEETN is encoded by the coding sequence GTGTTAGTTCTTATATTTCCATTCGTCATTCAATTTCCGTCTGCGGGGTATGCAAAGGGACGTTCTTACGAACAGGTAAAGCTGCTGGCTGCACCGGCGAATCTGGCAGTTAGCGGCACAACCTCCACAAGCATCGGCCTTACCTGGGATGCCGTAGTGGGAAGCTCTGACTCCGATGTGAGTTATAAGGTAAGTCTAGTGGAGCAGACTAATTCTAGCGTGGCCGATGTGGTCTACAACTTCGATTCAGGCGGATTAACGGAGTATACGGTGAAGGGATTAGCTTCCGAACGGAGCTATACATTTACGGTCCAAGCGATAAATTTATCCGGACCTATGTCCAAAACAAGCCTCCCTTTAATTGCAAGTACGCTTCCAGCGGAACCACAACCTCCGACAACGGAGGAAGAGGAACTTCCTTTAGCCGATCAAGAACCGCCGAGTACACCCGAGTTAAGTCTTATCGGTCGCACATCGGGTAGTATTAGCTTGGCATGGAGTTCATCCGAGGATAATGTCGGAGTTGCGGAGTATGTTCTATATCAGGACTCCGATCAGTTGGCAGAAGTCACAGTAAGCACAACAGTCTACACGGCCATCAACTTAAAGGCTGGACAGGAGTACATCTTTTTAGTACAAGCTATAGACGAATCGGGGAACAAATCGGCTTTTAGCAACGAGTTGAAGGTTAGTACACTTGATGATGTAAGTGATGTTGGCCCGATTATGAGCATGGGCAACGGGAATTCCTTCCATACATTGACTGTACAGCCGGAGGGTACCGTATGGGCTTGGGGCAATAATAGGAAAGGCCAGCTGGGTGATAGCACGACCATTGCTCGTAATAAGCCTGTGCGGATCGTTGGTTTGCCGGAGATAAGCGCCGCATCCGTTGGACAAGACCATTCTATCGCACTCGCGACGGACGGAACGGTTTGGACATGGGGAGGCAATAGTGTGGGCCAACTGGGTAATGGTACGTTGGAGTCCCAGCTTGTGCCGCAGCAAGTGCCTGGATTGGCGCGTGTCGTAGCGGTTCAAGCGGGTGAGCAGCATTCGTTGGCGTTATTGTCCGATGGAACGGTGTGGGCGTGGGGACTTAACGCATATGGGCAGCTTGGAGATGGGACCACCGAGGATAGCGCATTACCGGTGCAGGTTGCAGGCTTGGAGTCTATCGTATCGATCTCGGCCGGAGCCTTTCATAATCTAGCAGTTAGCCGCGATGGTCAGGTTTACGCCTGGGGGTTCAATGCGTATGGTCAGCTCGGTGATAACACAAAGACCGACCACGCGACTCCCATGCAGGTTGCTGAATTAAGCGGCGTTGCGTCCGTATCAGCTGGCTTCTATCACAGCATGGCAGTGAAAAAGAACGGAACCGTGTGGAGCTGGGGAACGAACGTCAAGGGGGTTTTGGGTGATGGGACTACCGAAGATCATTATACACCCGTTCAAGCGGTGGATCTTGGTTCAGTGATCAGCGTATCCGCTGGCGCCTTGCATAGCATAGCGCTGAAGAGCGACGGAACCGTATGGATATGGGGAGCGAACAACGAGGGACAGCTTGGTGGTGGAGCTGAGTCGGAGCGTTCCATCGCGTCTAAGCTCAATCTTGGCAGTCGCATCGTCATTATTAGTGCAGGTTATATGAGCAGCGGTGCGGTTAGCGAGGAGGGAGCCTTGCTGACTTGGGGATATAATGGGTTAGCCCAGCTTGGCGATGGCACTTTTACTAATATCATAGATCCGGTTGCAATTTCACTTGTAGAAGAAACTAATTAA
- a CDS encoding exosporium glycoprotein BclB-related protein encodes MARLKRTKASSKKSGKQLAYKSSMAFILMSQLIAPLSPAYSGILPRASAAAYSDVNTTSWAYQYITKASALGVIEGDGSGNFSPNRPVTKQEAVVMVLRFMGYEQPKVNGGSLPFTVDSWATVWIQQAIDIGLVIPSEEVRPNTVIWGKEQASREWITRLIIRAAGKESEAIKFKDSNIGFLDASDASDWAAGYINAAVNRNVISGFPNNTFKPKQTATRAEFAAILSKTEIFASTVSDRIIHGSVVSMSKNSIEVLSSSGQTEKFEINSNSVLFGDNGKGVFPTGSLVTLIHNGGMASFVEVLGMGAVGQTGSKGEKGDTGATGPAGQNGASGSSGPQGATGATGATGAVGATGAVGATGAVGATGAVGATGAVGATGAVGATGAVGATGAVGATGAVGATGAVGATGAVGATGATGATGAVGATGAVGAAGAVGATGAVGATGAVGATGAVGATGAVGATGAVGATGAVGATGAVGATGAVGATGAVGATGAVGAAGAVGATGAVGATGAVGATGAVGATGAVGATGAVGATGAVGATGAVGATGAVGATGAVGATGAVGATGAVGATGAVGATGAVGATGIGLDGILPFNQTSSYHAGQVVTYLGSIYIVTISNPSGVPSDLNNDYTLLVSKGETGATGAQGVQGIQGVTGASGSTGAQGIQGVQGVTGATGASGASTIIPFSSGAPITITTALGGLTNRVAMLGFGSSYSGASIVGGKIDLTRSNGSDPTKDPYNQAFIIPRNGTITSIYTSFSTTAAMSLIGTTLNVSAQLFKADSNSNIFTPISGAVVSLAPSLTGIISVGSISTGSITGLNAAVQAGDRLMLVVVPTITSGIDSITTLTGYASAGIEIK; translated from the coding sequence ATGGCAAGATTGAAGAGGACGAAGGCAAGTAGTAAGAAGAGTGGCAAGCAGTTAGCTTACAAGAGCTCAATGGCGTTTATTCTAATGAGTCAATTGATTGCGCCATTGAGTCCTGCTTATAGCGGTATTCTACCCCGGGCTAGTGCAGCAGCTTATAGCGATGTTAATACTACCTCATGGGCGTACCAGTATATTACCAAAGCCTCCGCGCTTGGGGTAATTGAAGGAGATGGTTCCGGCAACTTCAGCCCGAACCGTCCAGTTACGAAGCAGGAAGCGGTTGTTATGGTGCTCAGGTTCATGGGATATGAGCAGCCTAAGGTAAATGGCGGAAGCTTGCCCTTCACCGTGGATTCATGGGCTACTGTATGGATACAGCAAGCCATTGACATCGGCCTCGTGATTCCAAGCGAGGAAGTGAGACCCAACACCGTCATCTGGGGAAAAGAGCAAGCAAGTCGAGAGTGGATAACACGTCTAATTATTCGTGCGGCAGGCAAGGAATCCGAGGCTATCAAGTTTAAGGATAGCAACATTGGTTTTTTGGATGCGTCAGACGCGTCGGACTGGGCAGCAGGCTACATTAATGCCGCAGTTAACCGCAATGTTATATCTGGTTTCCCAAATAATACTTTCAAGCCTAAGCAGACGGCTACTCGCGCCGAGTTTGCCGCTATCTTATCTAAGACGGAAATATTTGCGAGCACGGTATCCGATCGGATTATCCATGGCTCTGTCGTCTCGATGTCGAAAAACTCGATCGAAGTGTTAAGCAGTAGTGGTCAGACGGAGAAATTCGAAATCAATAGCAATTCTGTTTTGTTCGGAGACAATGGCAAGGGCGTGTTCCCTACGGGGTCTTTGGTGACGCTCATTCATAATGGAGGAATGGCTTCCTTCGTTGAAGTATTGGGAATGGGGGCAGTAGGCCAGACAGGTTCGAAAGGTGAAAAAGGTGACACAGGTGCAACCGGTCCAGCGGGTCAAAACGGGGCTTCTGGTTCAAGTGGACCGCAAGGCGCAACCGGAGCAACCGGAGCGACTGGAGCAGTTGGAGCAACTGGAGCAGTAGGAGCGACTGGAGCAGTAGGAGCGACTGGAGCAGTCGGAGCGACAGGGGCAGTTGGAGCGACTGGAGCAGTTGGAGCGACTGGAGCAGTTGGAGCGACTGGAGCAGTTGGGGCGACTGGAGCAGTCGGAGCGACTGGAGCAGTAGGAGCGACAGGAGCAGTCGGAGCGACAGGAGCAACCGGAGCAACTGGAGCAGTTGGAGCGACTGGAGCAGTTGGAGCGGCTGGAGCGGTAGGAGCGACAGGAGCAGTCGGAGCGACAGGGGCAGTCGGAGCGACAGGAGCAGTTGGAGCGACAGGAGCAGTTGGAGCGACAGGGGCAGTTGGAGCGACTGGAGCAGTCGGAGCGACAGGAGCAGTCGGAGCGACTGGAGCAGTCGGAGCGACTGGAGCAGTCGGAGCAACTGGAGCAGTTGGAGCGGCTGGAGCAGTTGGAGCGACTGGGGCTGTTGGAGCGACTGGGGCTGTTGGAGCAACCGGGGCTGTAGGAGCAACTGGAGCAGTTGGAGCGACTGGGGCAGTTGGAGCGACAGGAGCAGTAGGAGCGACTGGGGCAGTCGGAGCGACTGGAGCAGTAGGAGCGACTGGGGCTGTTGGAGCAACCGGAGCGGTTGGAGCGACAGGAGCAGTAGGAGCGACAGGGGCAGTTGGGGCGACTGGGGCTGTCGGCGCAACCGGAATTGGTTTAGATGGAATCCTTCCGTTCAATCAAACGAGTTCCTATCATGCAGGTCAAGTCGTTACTTATTTGGGAAGTATATACATCGTTACGATAAGCAACCCATCCGGAGTACCCTCTGATTTAAATAACGACTATACCCTACTTGTTTCTAAAGGTGAAACCGGAGCAACCGGCGCACAGGGAGTCCAAGGAATTCAAGGGGTAACCGGGGCAAGCGGATCTACGGGCGCACAAGGAATTCAAGGAGTTCAAGGGGTAACTGGAGCAACCGGGGCATCTGGCGCATCAACAATAATTCCATTCTCTTCAGGCGCACCAATTACCATAACGACAGCCCTCGGGGGATTAACCAACAGAGTGGCGATGCTCGGATTTGGCAGTTCATACTCAGGAGCTAGTATAGTAGGTGGAAAAATAGATTTAACTAGAAGTAATGGATCTGATCCTACAAAAGATCCATACAACCAAGCGTTTATCATTCCACGTAATGGTACGATTACATCAATCTATACTTCCTTCAGCACAACTGCAGCAATGTCTTTAATCGGCACGACCTTAAACGTTTCAGCACAATTATTTAAAGCGGATAGTAACAGCAACATTTTTACTCCTATTAGTGGTGCAGTAGTATCCTTGGCGCCTAGTTTGACAGGAATAATATCTGTCGGATCTATTAGTACCGGATCAATTACAGGGTTAAATGCGGCTGTTCAGGCTGGCGATCGCTTAATGTTAGTAGTGGTCCCTACGATAACTTCGGGTATAGACTCGATAACTACACTAACAGGTTATGCGAGCGCCGGAATTGAGATTAAGTAA